AAAACGATTTAGGCCCAGATTACAAGGTTGCCTATTCTTGGTGCAGGGATATTAGGGTGCTGGAATACCCAATCATGGGCATTATTCCTACACCAAAAACCAGAGATTGAGTTTTCTCCTTGGGATGGAGGATAACCACATGATCCTGGAGATACTGGGCCTTATCCGTGTGAAACTCCCAAATTTCATAAATAAACCCACTAACATTTTTTCCTTGCTTTAAGCGTGTTTGCAGGTGGGAGTTAGGGCAGGCTTGACTTTGTCTGGGGGAAGGCAGTGAGTGGTCATTGTAAGCTCCCCACGTGCTCCTGCAGGGGTCATGGGTCCGGGCTGCGGTCCCGCAGCTTACAAAAGGGTCCAGTTTCTCCGTGCCTGGAATTATTCGGTACGAAGTTTTCTGAACCGACAAATTCAGGCCCGGGCATACTCTGAATTGTGGGTGGCAGAATCCCAACTAAAGTTATCTtttcaacagtgcttaatttgagccggtggttgttgGTGGAGGGCACTGGCACTTTTTTGGGGGGGCGCCACTTATTTTCCTggatcaggcatttactgcgagcaaaagacatatgggaaagacatagGAAGAGAAAGACGGTAAAGCGACACCAAGGGCGTAAGCTAAAAGAATGAGCTGACGGGGCAGAGGGCGGCTATGAATGGATGAAAGAGAtgtctttaggattacactgcctcagtattccatgctcgcatatctatttgtagcacaggcatGTTTCAGAGGAaacctttgggcaccggcacgtttttatttacaaattaagcaccgctttTCAGATTAAATTCAGCCGTCGTAATCAGTGCCTTGGTATCTTCTCGTTTCAGTAGTAATTTCACCTGTGGCCATGTCTCTCTTAAGACTGCAGATTGTCAAGCAGTGATACAGGAGGAAACTCTGGGTATTGCTATGATGTGGCAAGCagccattttattttttctccaCCTAGATTATATGGCACTTATATGGTATCGTTGTGACTGTGACAAAAAAGCAGGGGCATTGAGGCAGGACATTTTTTGTGTAATTCTTTGTGTCTGGGTCCCTTTTGGAAAAGAAAACAACTGATCTATTTTAACAAAGAGCTTTATTGAAAGTTAATATACTCAGAGGAAGCACATTCACCATATTATTTTTATGGCTGTCCTTAGAGAGAAACATACATTATTATAAGAGAATCTGGAGATATCTTTACAGACAAGTACTTCTGAAGGGTCGGGGGCTGcagcatgtgactgactctgttccAGCCCTACAGCTCTCTGACAAATGTGGGATTGCTGTATAGGAGGGTCCACTTTGTCACTCTTCCTCTTCATCCTTCATCCATTTACACTGCATCAGCTTCTCTTGCACACTTCTGatcgccttcctccttctcttttccagCCTCCCTCCATCAGTGTTTCTTCTTTTCTTGCCTTTTGATGTGTTTGGCTATTTTCCCAACTACGATCCAGTATTCTGAGAACTTCACTTTATTATCGCTGTTAGTATCAATGCTTTTCaccagctgtgcaggatcggcacATTCCTCCTATTAAAAGAAAGAGAAGGTTTAACAAGACAGAGGAACATTAGGTGTTCAATGTAAAGTGGACGTTTTTGAAGGCATTGGCATAGTTTATGATTTAGCAGTCAACAGAACATCGCAGAAGGAAGGGTGTTGGCAAGAGGAAGCCAGTGGTGGACAGAGGACCCTCGATTTAGAAAATGTCAGCATTTCAGTATCTCTAAATCTCCTCGCAGGTtgaactaaaaatatatatttttataatcatttattgtcatttttataaaataatttgtCACTTTTCAATGACAGACTTTCACACCAAAACCTTCTGCTTTGTGAATATATCTGACACTTGTCATTGTGCATACATAAAAAGCACCTGTTTAGTATCTAGCTATTGGACgagtctttgggcctcatttagagtttggtgctgcATGAGAACAGCCATATATTGGCAGCACACCCGCCTGCTCGAACTTATGGTGCCCCCTTAGTTGTAGCTGGGCGAACTGCAGGCCTTCATGCTAGGTGGAAACTCCCCAGTATACTCATGGTTTCCCCCAACTGATTCATTGTGGATGGAGCTCCAGGGTTTTTGCTGTCTGCTACTGCAGACCCTTGGCGTGACGGTCCATCTACATCTGGACTGCCCAGTATGTGTGGCACTCTCAACACCATATTTGGAGCAGGCAACTGTCACTGATTTTCCCAGCCCAGATCTTCCATTCAGCCCTGTTTGAACCCTCTGGTCTGTCTTTCACTTCAGGTTGTAACTCAGCCTAACTGTGAAGAAGAAGCAGGGATTCTTTTACAGGCTGATAGAGTGTGACTGAGGACTCCTGGGGAGTTTCTGTGGCCTCTCTGCTCCCTCCAAAGCTGCACTCATGGAAGGGGGTGCACCAGCTGCGCACCACTGCATATGTGGGGTGTAATCAGTATGCCCCCGGACATCTTCTTTGCCCCTCTGCCTCTgtaatatgacatggcacaaaggATTGCGTCATTAGCATGGAGCTACACTCACATACAAATGAGGGAACTGACCCTTGTGATCAAACCAGTGCAAGAAGTGCACGGATGCCATCCATATTACTGAAAGGACAGCACAATTTGGGGGGGTTGGGCTgcaaaaagtcaacaaaaatgcCTGTTGCACCCTGGAACACTATCTATAATGTAGCCATAAAATGGACTGGTTCAAATGGTATGTAGGTGGAAACTAAAAGCAACATAGAAAGGTTTGGAGAACTAACAAAGGACATCCAAGCATTGACCTGGCTATCtttacaacagatgcatcccaTGCTCTAAACAAAACCCTGTATACCCTCTCCTCTCTTCCTCATCCCATCCCACTACCTAGGAGTTATTTGGTCAACCGTGCAGGTAGTGCAATATCAATATTGCTTAGGTTTCAAGAGATGTATCTTTCTGTGGACACAACTGTGCTGCCCATTGAGGAGGAAGACAAGATAACTTCTTACCTTCAAGAGGTTAGGGAAATCGTTTTTCAGCATTTTCGTGAATTCATCTAGAGTGAGGGTCTCCTTGTCGCCATCTCCCGTTGAATTTTCATAGAAACACTGGACAAGCTTTGTGACGCAATTCTCTTCCTCTGTATATTGCATGGCCATCGCTTTTGAAGGGTTAACCTGGACATGAAGAGCAGGTAGAGGTTATGTGGGATCATCTCAGCCATCGACCACAGTTCTCGATCAGCACAGGCAGTCATGGGGAGAAACAAAAACATCTCATCGAGGAATAAAATCAGCATATTTGAAGAATATTCATATAGTTCTAATAAAGAGCTTGAATTTTTATGACCAATTCACACAGTTATACAGAGGTGGCCCCTCCACGtgagcggaggagcatcaccctgcTAAAAAAAATGCCCATTAAAATGCCcctagaactgaaaaataaaatggcaataaactttgtttattgccTTTTTATTTTTCAGCGTCCCCATCCTGAACCGAGTGTTAAAACGGGGCAGGGCAATTGCTGTCGAGCAGCAGCATCgagctgtgcacttgtttgcaTGTCAGTTTGCCCAGCCGTCTTGCAAtgtccagcctgacatgcgcactttaaacttctcttacCCAGCTTTCTTAAgataaagcacaggcctccagcgctcttgtgAGCAACAAGAGAGCCCACTcctaccaatcctgacactgctttcatgctggctcCCAGCATGAAAGTAGCGTCAGGAATGGTTAGTAGTGTTTTCTGGTCCCAGACGTTGAagcttccaggagcaggaggacGCCTTGAGGAAGACACCTGCAGGTAAgtgacattttgtttatttttatttttattattattgtgtccGGCTCCTACCCCCTTTCCATAAACATAAGCCAGCCGCCACTGCAATTATATCAGAATattaaaagagtactcctgtagtaccaCATCCAATGGATGTTTTTGTGAATCGGCCCCTTCGTGTTAATCACAAGCAGCCTTGATTATTCTTGACCCCATGAACCAAGCCATCTTACATTACCTGCCGCAGGCTAAAAAGGGCGTTTGTACAGGAGTGTACACATGTATTGCAAAGGTGACAAACATCACTGAGGTTTATTATCTTTGtgaaatttcaaatgtgcacaaaataaacataaaaaaatgtctGTAGGAAATTTGTTTTTCAGGATATTATTATTTGACACCTCATTGTTGGCCCCGCAAATGATTTTTACAAAACTATTTGCATAAAGATTCCAAATTAACAGCATTAATAAggcaaatatgttttctttttcacaTAGTTGGAAATGGAGGGGTTTTCCACATCTGAATAGGATTTGCTACTATGTAAATGCTGTCATTTTgtccaatcactcaatcaatcagtaatttgttaagcatgctactcacctggaagggtctcaaggctctgggggtggggggtggtggaggaggggggtgtgggggtggggtgctactgatcgaagagccaggtcttgaggcgcttgtTAGTAAATCTGTTTACAGACAGGTTATTAGAACCACTTGTAAACATGAATTAATTCGCTTCCTACCCTGAAAACATTTCAAGGTTTACTCCTGGCAAAAACCTCTTTTCTGAgaagcgatagagagagagagagagacaaagaaagcTTTCTTGTGTGTTTCTACATGTGAATATTGAAAGAAATCAGTGATGGGTGCAAATTCGCAGCATTTTCCTGAAATACTTTGGTAATTGCAACAAGTAAGAAATGCCTTCAAAATATAGGAGTAAGCTCAGCCTTTCTGAGTATATTTCTGCCTTTCAGGGCAGCATTCGGATACTGGTAAAACAGACTCCTCCTCTTAGTTACCCTGCTCGTCTTCCGACACTGTGCAGCGGTGGTACTAGCCAGCACGGAGGTAGGCCTCTCAAGAGTACTTACTATGTAAAATAACTGCAAGTGGCCGAAAATCAATCAGCAAGGCTAACCCATGGCCTAGCGCTGGTGGCCTGGGAGACACCCGCACTCGTCTTTCCGCAGGCCTCTATTGGGACTGGAGGCAACATTTAAAACCCCGTGGTCGTCACAAGTCAATAAGCAAAGCAGCAAATCACTTTAGCCTCACCCGAGTGCATGAAGCAGATAGTAACGACAGTACCCACGTTAACACAGCTGCTGGCATCTGCTTTATAGTGGTACCGTAGAGGGCCAcaaggggcatcagacagcaagaaaaagcCTCAGACTTGGTCTTGTTCCTAGTAGCGGGTCCAAAGATGTCTTCGTAAGTGTGACTGTCACTTCAGCACATTGTCTCCACAGTCCATACCCATTTCTTCCGTCTAATGTGCGTGAACATGACGCTTAAGAATTTTCACATGATTAAATGTaaacacatacccccccccccctccgaccCCCCTTCACCCCCTCTTCTCAGGCAAGTGTTGTACAGAGCTGTTCAACGGAGATCATACATAAAGGGTGTAAAATAAGAAGGGTTTCTCACTCAGCCTCCCTTAGAAAATGATGCTCTTCATTAAATAACAGATTTGGTGAAAGGAGTTGCACCAAACATGATCTGAAagtagatctttactcagaaagcatgcttttgttgTTTATGTGTTCATGTTCTTGGGGTGTGATATGGGATCTTCCTCAATCACGTCTGCCCTTGTGGCTCCGATGGTGATTTCTACTCTTCCACAAATGTTGGGATATGCTCTGGTGCTCAAAATAAGCCTACACCCTTTCCGAGTGAATCACAGTACTCAACAGTGAAACCTCCCTCCCACAGAAATCCAGGACTCAGTAAAATGGAATTTGTATTCACTGTGGGACTCAAGACAATCACATGGAGTCAATTCTTGGACTTACACCAGTCTCCACAGTGCTGGTCACCTCATCCAATGAGCACTGAGACAACATTTGACCCTCAACCAGAGAATCATCAATCCATTAAAATCGACAAACCTAAAACTAAGGAAGCAGAggcctcgtcgccaaaatgtggaAGAATCACATTACCACCAGGTAAGTAAAAGTGCCAGTTTATTGTAGCGCACATGCACAGTAGCCAGTGCCAGTCAACAAATACTTCAACTGACTGAAACAAGGACCATCAATAGTAGGCTAACCGAGCCCACCAATATAAACAAGAGAACCCAAAGATAAAATTCTGGAATGACCCACATAACCTACACAAACAAAACCTGCCTACCTCACAATTCCGTTTTTTAGTCTTTCTTTACAACTTGCATTGAAAGGAACTTAGAAGGCAGGTTTTCCTCCAAAGTTGCTCTAGGTCATTGTAAAGTTTTACACTGTTTTGTACTTTATTTGTTGCCCACAAATCTAGGAATTAAACAGGCTGACTTCTCACCCCTTCCACTAGCTCAACCTTTTTCTTCAGTCTACCACTATGTATCCATACTGGTGCTTGCCCCTGAACAGCACTCCGTTGTTAGCCAGCTAGGTTCGCTGTTTAGAAATGCCAAAATATACACAGTACCATGAGTAGGTTTTGCTCCAAGCATAGCTTGGGGAATATTATAGAAGAGTGAGATAAGGGGGGAAAATGGAGCAGACTAATTATTTTTCGAGGCAACCTAGTAAGTAACATAGCATAATAATTTTGCACCATTGTGAAAATGTAAAGGATGTGAGAAGGGGTCAAATGTACAACATTTCTGGTCTCAAAAAGAAGTCACAACTTGCGACCACTGCTAAATCCATCAGAACCTTTTTCcacaattcacaaagggaaagggtccAAATGAGAGCCATTCCCCTTGCAAATAAAATGCATCCCAGTTTGAGAGTTAGTACTTTTCCATTGTTTTTAACCGGAATTTCAGACAGAAACCATTGATGCATCTGATACCAATTCTATATTTGGAAGAGATGCCCAAAACCCAACCGATTTTAGGAGTGGTTAAAACTTTACAGACTTCtcaaatgggttttgtgcattgtcAGAAACGTTTTTGAAGTTACACACTCTGAATTGGagtatttgtgaatgcaaaaacacgTAGTACATCTAATACACTACACATGGTTTGTTCCAAACCCCATGTGCTCCATTCCCCATGACAAAAGGAGCAATTGTGAAATCATATCGCTCTGTTTCCCCTGTGGCAAAATACTAAATGTAAACAACCACATCACATGTTGGGTTTTCATTCCTTATTACTAAATAAGCAAAAAAACGCAAGACAGATTTGCCCCATTCTTGAACTAGTTCAACAGTTTACCCATATGCTCCCTCCTGTCTGTCCCCACAATGAAAGCAGAGTGGGTTACAAACGCTGGTGAGTATTTCATGCCTCTCCTCTGGAGAAGACCAACAGCTAAACCCGCATCCACACCTAACACCTCATCCCCTGCCTTCCTTTCCGGTAAAAGGGCCAGATTATACATTCATCGGGGGCGGCTCCTTCATAAGGGCAGAGGATCATTGGCTACCCCTCCCCGCAAAtcttttccacaaaaacaataataaactttgcttattattgtttttgggggaaaggggcagggccactggGGTGAAGAGCAATAAGggggaagtgctcagcactccccctcagagtgcatgtatgtttggccgacagtctcgggctagccaaacacacatgtggacagggctctctccagctcagcaacatgGCTGCTGGGCTGAagacagcctgcacaggctcccagtctgcctgggagcgcactcgctgggcgctcccagccaatcccaacgctgctctaagcagcatcaggattggccacagggcagactgggagcctgtgcctgcaggcagaggTGAGGAGCAGCGCAGTTCTGAAGGAGGCTGCCGCACAGGtacgttttttaatttaaaattttaatttaaattcCCCTCCCTCCGCGATCCGCCCCTTCACCAGATTTTACCAAAAaagtttgtttctagctcaaacaaatCAAAAGTTACCTAAATGTGGCACCATTTGTGTGCACACACTGGAAGGCACTTCGCGGAGAAATAGTAATCTTCCAGCTGCTTATTTCTgtttttggttgttaaactggtactaatgaggtgaaatctttgctcagatagtattaccatgtttaaaaattGGAAAATAATAAAGCAAAACTGTCATAAAATTTGCTACTTTACGCgtcacaatttgccttttctttccaccTAATTTAGTCatccctgccgcataatttcatGCTCCCCTTCTGCATAACGCCACTGGCCCTGGTAATGGGCAGTGTTTGTGACATGCGTACATAGGAGCGAAGTAAACAAGTTTACTGCATTAATGGACACCGCCCTTAGATGTTGACCTTCTGCCTTTTTCCTTGGGATCTTGTCTGAAAAATGGCGTCCCCCTTCGAGTTTTTGCTTATTCGCAGTTTGTCTGTGCCTGGGCCCCACGCTCGTAAGATACTTCTGAGGGGATATTTTCTTCGAATTTCTTTCATTCAAATTGTTGGGATGATGGGAAATCTCAGGACTACTGATTTTTGTTAATGCATAAAAAATGCATTAGGAAAGCGCTGCGTCGCGATAGCAAGGGAATAATTCTGTCACGGGAGTAAGATGCTTGGCATGTCCTGTTCACATCAGATAAATTAAATATACACACAGAAAAGCTTACCCGCACAGTCGCACTGCATTTGTTTAATATTTTGGAGTTatattgtctttttgctttaaataCGTTTCTATCTTTTCGGGGCGCTTAAAGTCGCGAGAGCAGGGTATCTCAGCGCTATCAAAGTGAATCTGCAGGCGTATTATGCAGAGTCCTCCAAGGGGCAGTCAAGTAGGGAGCGTGGGGAGGGGGAGCGATACTCACCCTGGTGTGTTGCTCTCAGGTGTCTGTGAGGGGAGCTGGTAGTGTCGGGGGCCGCCCGTGTGTTTGCTTTTATATACCCAGGGTGCCACCTACAAAATAGAGCATCATCACATAACAGGCTAGACTGGTCTGGCTTGTGCAATTTGGAAAAACCCAGCCCCACCCCGCCCCACACCCTGCAGCAAAAATATGCATGAGTCATAGCCTCAGCAGTTTTGGGGGGCGCCATGGAGGTTGTTGCCGTAGCGCTTATATTGGAAAGGGGCAACTTCTGGGCTCCCAAAGTTCATTGTTATCAAAGACGATGCAACGTGAAGCATCTTATTATGTAAAGGACTGTGCCAGCGTGGCAAAGACAGAGTCACCTCCACCCCTCTAGAGGTATGTGCCAGAGTGACACCTCCAGGGGATGTGGTATGGCTGGTGAGGTGTGGGCGGTGGGACTGTGGGCACGGATTACCTAGGAGACCAACAAAGGAGACCTTGTTTTGCAGGTGGGTGTGTGACGGCAGAAGCCGAGGGCAGGGTCGGGCTGGGTTGATGCTTCCAGTTACTGCCAGGAGTTGTGTGCACTCTTAGGAGCGGACCAGGCAGAGGGAGCTGTGGCTAGACATACTTTTCAGATTGTCTGTCACACGTGCCGACTTGGATGATACAGGGGTTGTAGCTCTataggcagaaagttctcgaacAAAGCACTTATAGCGGGACAAATCCCAGGGCGTCCCCTTTCACGTACCCCCCTGCTGACACCCCCTTCTCCGGTACTGGGGAGGCTCATGGGCTTACCGCCCCTATATCTCTCTCTATCACACCCCTCCTCATCAGTAATCAGTGAGCAGACTTGCCATCCACACTTTAACATCCTCATTCATGGGCGGATTCTCAGTGCACACTCCTCAGCCTTGCCCCCCTCCCTCTGCAGTCTGTAAAGATTCTGTGTGCACGCTCCTCAGCCTTGCCCCCTCTTCTGCAGTCtgtacagattctgtgtgcacgCTTCTCAGCCTCGCCACGTCctctgcagtgtgcacagattctgtgtgcacactCCTCAGCCTCGCCCACCTCCTCTGCAGTGTGGACAGATTCTGTGTGCTCACTCCTCAGCCttgccacctcctctgcagtctgtacagattctgtgtgcacaccTCTTAGCCTCGCCACCTCCTGTGCAGTGTAGacagattctgtgtgcacaatCCTCAGCCTTGCCCACCTTCACTGCAGAGTGTACAGATTCTTTATGCAGACTTCTCAGCCTCGCCCACCTCCTCTGCcgtacagattctgtgtgcacactcctcagcctcgcccacctcctctcaagtacagattctgtgtgcacactCCTCAGCCTTGCCTCCCTCCTCTGCAGTTTGTACAGATTCTGAGCGCACACTCCTTACCCTCGCCACGTCCTCTGCAGTCtgtacagattctgtgtgcacgCTTCTCAGCCTCGCCACGTCCTCTGCAGTGtgtacagattctgtgtgcacactcctcagcctcacccacctcctctgcagtacagattctgtgtgcacactcctcagcctcgcccacctcctctgcagtacagattctgtgtgcacactcctcagcctcg
This portion of the Pleurodeles waltl isolate 20211129_DDA chromosome 12, aPleWal1.hap1.20221129, whole genome shotgun sequence genome encodes:
- the LOC138268446 gene encoding protein S100-A13-like; this encodes MAMQYTEEENCVTKLVQCFYENSTGDGDKETLTLDEFTKMLKNDFPNLLKEECADPAQLVKSIDTNSDNKVKFSEYWIVVGKIAKHIKRQEKKKH